CTTAAGACTGACCTCATGGTACATTAAACAAAGACACTGCCTGGCATAATGCTAAGCCAAGTCGTCCAGAAGATCCCAGGATCTAGCTGCTCTTAGTAAGTAGAGTGCTTGTTTTGTACCTCATTACATTAAAATTCCAGAATGGATATAGCTTTAAACACTATTGAAGGCAAAGCTCcttctttaaaataaaaataacgtGGATGCcgcaaatctgaaataaaaacataaattCCTTGAATTATTGACTATGTTGAGGGCATTTGTGGAAAGCAGCAGCTAATTTTTCAGGTCAATGACAATCTTACTGGTCATCTTCACTTTTCTCTCATGCAATTTGGTACAAAATAATATCACCCTCTACAGCAAAAATAAATATTTCAATATCTTAAAACGTTTCAATCTCCAACTTTAACTCACCGTCAGAAGATATTCCACAGCTCTGTCAGGGTTATTATAGCTTGCCCGCAGTGCTGCAAGAACCTGCTCCCGTTCATAACCCATTGACATGATTTCTGCCACCAAATTTTCATAGGCTTGCCCTGTTACTGGAGTAAATGTGCATAAGTGAACCTATGCCAGTCCAAATTCATTGACAGATCACAAAGTTTCAACAAATTATAAGAGAGTAtttcttactttttaaaatcaaacATTGAAAATTCCAAGTAGTCTTTGACAAGTGAATTTTGCAGCCAATTTAGGAGAAATAGCAACTCTGTGAGCAAACACTAGAATTTTACCAGTTATACTATAGACAAAACATGCACGTATCTTCCTTTTATGTAGCCTGTACAGATTACACAATGAAATAAGTGAAACCAGAATGTGATAGCCCTTCAGTATGTTTGTTCTGCAGAAAAAAGGATTTCCTTCTTGCATGCATCACATGGAACTTACCTGCAGAAATTTAAAGGAAAGAAAAGTAAATGTaaattcaaagaaaagaaaatgtccTCCTTCACAAAGGAGGACATGAATAACATTCCAAAAATGTTGGGGAGCAAAGGGTCTAGAGGGAGGAATGGAAAGAAATCAGTTTTAGTCAGGAAATAGTGTTGGAGAAATGGATGGAATAAGTGACAATAAATCCCCAGGGTCTTGTGGTTTCCatcagagtacttaaggaagtagCCCTAGCAATTGTAGATGCAATTGTCATCTTTTAAGATTCTGTAAACACCAGAACAGTTCCTATGGGGTATTGGCTAATGTAAAAGCTCTATTTAAAAAAGGTcaagagaaagcagggaattatagaccagttaaccTCACGTTGGTATGCAAAAAAATGATGGACAAACCTTTATAAAATATTTATTAACAGAACATATCCCTAGTTGAGACATCTAGAACCAGGGATTCTCAGGTATGGTCAGgctatttagaactgagatgaggaaaaatgtctCCATTCAAAAGGCAGTGATCCAGTGGATcagaatgctgtggaggccaagtcactgaatatgttGAAGGAAGAGGTAGATTCTTTTTTAATTTTAAATGCACATTaaatagggagaaagcaggaatatggcaCTGAAATAGAAAATCAACCATGagcatactgaatggcagagggATTACTCCAGCTCCTAGATTGATTATATGCAAAAAAAACTTATGAAATATAATTATAGAATACTTCCCTTCATCAACATAACAAGTTAAGCGCCTGAGTAAGAATTACATTTTCTTTCTCATATTATTCTAGTGTCTGATGTGTACAAAAAGGAGAAGGATTCAAATTAATGTAACATATTAACAGTACAGCAAGACAGTGAAATTAATCCTGATGAATACACCTATATTCATTGCCCAATATTTCAGTGGTAACATATCCTTAATCAGCATACCTAATGTAGATGAGGCTGTTTCCACCAAATTCAAGTCAATTTCTTCAGCCACAGATCTGGAACAACAGGTTAAAATTTACAgttacatttaagtcatcattctGCCACCTTAACATAGCAATCAAATTATTGCATGGTTCTAATATAATTAATCAAGATTCTACAATGTAGAGATTCTCGTGAACACATTGCATCAGTTCAGACTGCACTGGCTTGAAGACGTGTAAATATTTCAACACAAAACTTGAAACTTAAGTGACAAAGGACACTGAGATTAATGTAGTGACAAATTGCATTGTTGGCATCAAACAATGAAGGAAAGTTCATTATAGCTTGCTAGTTAAGAGGCTGTTCAAAGCTTCTATAAACATGTATTCCACACTGGAAATGATTGCTCAGTAAATTATCAATTTACTGTCAATTATAGCACAACTTGCAAAATTACATAAGCAATAAAATGCAAATCTACTTGGGATAATCACATTCTCAGTCAATTAAAATTCAATTTTAACAAACAGTTGGACTCTGATTTTATTTGTTCTTTGCACCATACACCATTCAAGACAGGATAAGCAGGTTGCTTTTTCCTCAGCTTCCACATAACCTTGTTCTTAAATCAGACATTCAGAAGGTACATAGAAGGACAACAAATGCTCGCAAGTTCAGTCAAATACTTCTATTTATCATCAGGGCTGGATTGTGGCTCTAATACTGGAACAATATGGAGCATCAACACACTGCTTTAATCaaaaactttttttaaattcctgaAACACCTGCAGGCTTATTAACTATCTAAATACATCCTATTTTCTCAGGAGTGCAATTGCATCATCATTCCACGATAAACTAGACCACAAGAACATCTGGAAATTAAGAATGTGCTTAAAATCTCACTACAAGGGTACAAAATATTAGAAGTCCCGATATCTTTTCCAACAGAATGCTAACATAGACTCATTTTCACAACACTGCATATATTGAGTTCCCGAGCTCAATCATGTCATCCTGTGATAGCACAGCATGTAAGAAAAACAGGAAGGTAGGTGGgtaggtgggggggcgggggggcagggGGTGTACAAGACAGGGGAGAGCGATTTAGCTGTTGCCCAGAAGGATTTTGGAGCGCTACACTTTCAACAAAAAGTCAAATTGAAACAAAAAAGTCTCTGCAAACATAACTTGACAAATTCATATTTTGCAAGTCCTCAATCTGAATAATCAACTGCAGTATTTCTGCACATCCTGAAATTTCAATGCAGCTACAAGCAGTTCCAGATATCTGGAATCAAAAGTTTACAGCAGCTCAAGACCAAAATAGATTTTCATTAGCCTGATTGGATCTTTTGAAAAATCAGATGCATCAGTGGAAAATTAAGCCATTTCTTCTTCTTTCTTCCATTTGCTTAGTTCATGCAGGTAGGAATTAGTCTCAAAGTAAATTTAAAACCTTCAACCATAACTGAGAAAGGACTTCCTAAAAATTAAATGAGATGCCCCAAAAGGACATCCCCCCCCAGGTACTGGtgatttcttccctaacttcaGCCCAAATCATATGCATTAATATCCAGCACTTTTCCTACCCAACTTTATTGTACCTTGGGTTAAGTGCTTCAGAAACGGCACTGGTTTCTTCCGTTGTTTCTTCTTCCTTTGGCTTTTCCTCCGTAACTGGACTAGAAGAATCAGACGTTGGAACAATAGCTGGAGGCGAGGCAGGGACAACAGAAGTGGCACCTGAGGTTGGAGTAGGGTTAGAGTTGGGAGGTTGACTTGAAGATGAAATTGAATCTGCAATTAAGCTTGGAACTGCAGTTGAAGCTGGAACCGTGGCTGAAGTTGTAGTTGAGGTGGACACAGCTGAAGCGGTACTCGCTGATGCAGGCACTGAAGCAGGTTGTGTTGTTGGCTGTGCAGGCACAGGAGCTGCTTTAGGCTGTTTTCAAAGAAGAAAAAGTTAAGCACTAATGTGGAGTGAGGTCAGCTGCACTGAATAATAGTAAAACAAACAAGAGTACTGAGTACCTCAGCACATCCAACCAAGTCAACAACTTTATGTCAGTCTCAAATAGAAATCAAACAGGCTTCTTTGAGAGTCCATATTGACAGCTCTTCTTCCTGAACTATGCAAGGACACCTTCCAGTAGATCCCAAAGAGGGTTATGGGTTAGTCCATCCCAAACTGTAGAAGGGTCAAGGCAAAGttggttttctcattttttcagGACTAGGATTGGTTTCAATCAAATAACATTTGCTTCATAACTGCCTGACCACAACTTCCATTTAATTGCCAGAATGAGTACCCTGCATACGTGATGACAGTCACATGAATAGCTCCAGTCCTAATATTTAAATTTTAGAGAGAGCAACCTGTTTGAATTTTGAAATATTGGAGAAAACCTGACTTTGAAATAGCACCAAAAAGATTTGGGAGCAATTCACCTGCCTTTTCAACAATAAAAGGAAAGAGGCCATAGATGGCAagagaagaaacaaaaaaaagggaaACCTTATTGCCCTAAAAAAAGGaaggagacagacacacacacaatgctgttTTTGGATTGATTTCTGTATTTCAGTGAATAATTATGAGATGATGACTAAGGCAAGTTCTGTTGCTTTAATTTTTCCTCAGAAACCATTGTTGAGGCCATAGAAAAATAAGCAGCTATTTTTAGAATTTACAAAACCTCCATTTGAGGCAACAAGTAATTGGCCACACTTTATTAATTATTGAATCGTGCAGTCTCAAAATTGAAGTTACATCCAGCatatataaaacaaaaatcaCTGAAAACTGTCAGCAAGAAGTCTCTGAAACCCTAAACATGGACATAAgggggagaaaaaaaacattcCATGTAAAAGTTCTGTTTGTCCAGACAAAACTGGGGCTCTGAAGTATGTGTTGTTATTTTAGTCCTGGGTTTAACAAAATGGTGATTATCACAAACTAGGAGATTCCAATtcccaaacacagacacatggtTTCTTTGAGATGTGCTTAACATGGAGAGATCAGTGCTCATGGCACAGCTCTCAACCTGCAGTTTGCATAAAGAATTGACTTAAAAAAGAACTAAGACCCATCTAATGGGAACTGGTGACTTCTTATGACACTAACCCAAATATAAAAGCCATTGAATTCAGTTGCAATTTATCAATTATCAATATAATCTGTCCCAAGTCCATAATGAAATGTGAATTCAGTTGATCTGAATAGCTGTTTCCAAGAAATCAAGTGATACCAATGAAGATGATCAATTTCTTTTGGGGAGGGGTAAAGAAAAGCAGAATTGAATGTGCCAATAAAACTCTTCTTCTACATGCTTTACTTCTTTCCTTGGTTCCATCACACTAAGCAGTAACTTTGCAAAGACTGAAAGCCTGTCAAAACAGTTCTTCAATTGAGTATCAGGAAGAATGCTTGAAATGACTTACAATCATAACATTGTTTAACACAATTTtaaagttgaaatgttgagcaCTCTCCACTCCAGTATAGCAAAAACAATCAGGAATAGGAGGTGATAGCAGCAGAGCATTTTCCAAACCAATGTTCAAGAGGAATTATCAGTAAAAACTGCAGTCACCATCCATAAGCCTAGACATAAAAGAACAGTTGCACAGCAGCATTCAGTTCACAGCTCAAGACTCAAGTCCTCCTGACTATTCCTAATATGTCCATTCTTTTCCAAAGGAGAGTCAAAAAAAGGACactaatgaaccagatggatttttcccctGATAATCAACaaggatttcatggtcatcattaaatttGTAATTCAATATTTTTGTTGCCTGCAAATTTCACCCTCTGCCACAgctggatttgaatccaggtcctcAGAACACTACCTGAGTGCCTGGATTAATACCATTAGGCCCCCTATatatggttagattctctcctgTTGGAGATTATCATTATCTGGCATTTTTGTGGCACAGATGTGTTTTGAAAGCTTGTCAACCTAATTAAAGATATTAGAATAATCTCTGCATTTGGACACAATGCTTAAGTATCTGAGTTATTGCAACTATTAGcaaacttctgaccttataaggGAGGAAAGAtaatggagcagctgaagatgactgGACATTGGACACTATCCCGAGGACCTCCTACAGAGATGTCCAGAGATGAGATGACTGCCCTCCAAGAATCACAACCATCTTGCCTTGTGCCAGAAATGCAAGATAGCTGTCTGCTTAATTCCTATTGACTCTAGTTTTGCTTGGGTGCCTAGGTACCACAGTTGGTCAAATGCAGACTTGATGTTAAGGGTAGTTACATCTAAATCCCCACTCCTTATTCCAGAATGTATTTTCCATATTCTCCTTTACCTTCATAAAAAGTGGATGTGATGCTCCCCACTCCCCATATTCAGGGTTCTGACCAACCTTTCAGGCATGGAAAAACCAGCATTCACTCCCAGTTTCCCTTTCACCTTGGATACCCATTTTTGTCTTATTAGTCATCTCCGCTTGGTACCTTTTGCATCTAAGATGTGGCATTGCAGGAGAAGTAGGAAAGAGTATTGCCAGCTCTGAAAATATATGCACAACCTTAAACAAACGATGGCTCTCTCTTCAAATTAACCCTTGAGATGCTGAACCAAGGTGCAGTGCTTAACAGAGAGCACGATTCCACTCTAATTCAAAAAACCTTAGTCCATACCTTAATTGTCTGAGACTTAATGTGTTCTTTGCACTACCTACAAACTCTACTGTTTCTATCAACCACAAGCAATTCATTCTGAATTCCATCTATATGCTCATAGACAAGGTTTCAAaaacaattaaaaacaaaatcccTTGTTCAACCCTTTAAGTTCCACCCTATCACACATAATCTTCTGTGATCATCCTCTGCCTGTTTCTCGCCATTGAAAACAGTTCCTCAATAGCCCCACACACATTAGGATCCCTTCTTTCTGCCTTATTAACAGTTTTATCAGCTTGTCCTCTTTGCACACACCACCCAACTGAATAGAGATGGCTTTTATAGGTGAGGAAGTTGGGAGGAAATAAAGTCACTAGTTCATCGTCACATTCGCTTCCCCTAAAATCGAATGCAATTTACGAAATAGGTCCACCATACATTTAAAACATAAAGAAATCATGATTATACATGCTCCATCATTTAGATCCTACCTCAGTCACTTACCTTGGTTACCATAACTACTACAAAGTTCTTCTCATCAATTTTGTACTCTTTAAGCTGCGTGTCATCATTGAGGATTTTTCCTGGAACAAAAACATTTATGGATACACATGACAGAGTCAAGGAAGACAATTCCCCTTTTGAAAGTTTATCAGTTAGATATAACCGCCTAACTACGAAGAGTCACTTTCGAAGTGTATGCCTACACGTGCACAGCTAAAGTAAAATAGGACCAACAGTGCATGACTACACTGAGGTAGATCACACATTAACCTAGTGATTATGTTGGTGGATGTGCAATGGAGAGTGTTAAGTTTTTTGGCTATTTTGGCATTTTTGTTTTTGGAGAACAACCAAATGTAAGAGTGACAGAAAGGGGTGGGTTGGTGAAGATAGAGGGGTTGAGGTGGAAGAAGAGAGAGGTTCAGAATGTGCAAATGTGTGAAGGATTAGACTCAGGATCCACAGGTTCTCCTTGCAtccctacaccctctctctccctccttgcctCCTTCTCTTGCACCCTCATTCAGTCCTCCAGCTCTTTCTCATAGCCCCACAGCGTTCCTCAGGACCCAACGGGTTCACAGGCTTGCTCCACTAATATCAACGGGTTGTCCTTCAAGAGACGGGCACTTCCACAGGAAGGAGGGGGTCTTGTCTTCCCCCAACTTGAATCCTCTTGCTCCTCTCCACCCCTGTACTTTGCTGTACCAAGCCATCCCATGTTCCCAGCAAACTGACCACCTCCACTCTGTACAGCACATTGGACTAAATGAAACTACTAAATTAGGCTGTGCTGAAAGAGCAACAAATGCCAAAAGAAATGGCCTCTGATTAGACAAGCATCACCTTGTAGAATCTTCCAGTTGGATTTCCTGTACTCAGAACCCCAATGGCAGGTAGTTAGGAATCATTTTCTTGTCAGATAAACATGAATTATAGAAAAGCCCTGGGCAGCTAAGCCAGGAAGGCAATCCTATGCATTACACTTTGAAAATGAGACACTATTAGCCTTGGAGAGATCGTACagcagatttacaagaatgatacctggattcTATGGATTAAATTGGtagacttttagattagattagattagattacttacagtgtggaaacaggcccttcggcccaacaagtccacaccgcctcgccgaagcgcaacccacccatacccctacgtctaccccttacctaacactatgggcaatttagcatggccaattcacctgacctgcacatctttggattgtgggaggaaaccggagcacccggaggaaacccacgcagacacggggagaatgtgcaaactccacacagagagtcgcctgaggcgggaattgaacccgggtctctggcgctgtgaggcagcagtgctaaccactgtgccaccgtgccgcccactaaattCCTGTGCTGTATTTAATGAGATTTAAGTAATCAAGGGGAAATTTGATTGAAGCTTTAAAGATATTAAGGGCAACAGTTAATTCTTTTTAGTTTTTTTTCTAAGTATAAAAATTAGAACCTGATCTTTCAGGAACGAAATCAGGAAACATTTCTACATGAGAAAGTCAGCAGAAATTTTGAACTCTTCCACAAATGGTGATCAACTGTAAATTTTAAAACTGGGATTGGTAGACTTTTTTAAAATTGCAGACATTGAGGAATAGGCAATGGAATAGCAGGCAAATGTTAATGCAGTGAGTAGGtcacagatcagctatgatcttattgaatgggaggACCAAGTTCTAGAGGCTAAAATAGCCTTTGCCTTTTTCCACAATCTTAATTTGACCTTCCTATATGAATGTGTCCTATGAGTACCTGAAAAGATCAAGTCTTTAAGCTTAAAATGCCTTGAAAAACTAATTCAGTTGCATCTTACCTGCATAGATTAGCTTTTGCCCAGCAGCTGGAAAAGCATCACTTCCTTTTTCTGCTTCAATCTTTTCCTTCAACGCC
Above is a window of Chiloscyllium punctatum isolate Juve2018m chromosome 24, sChiPun1.3, whole genome shotgun sequence DNA encoding:
- the LOC140494463 gene encoding UV excision repair protein RAD23 homolog B-like isoform X2, translated to MQITLKTLQQQTFRIDIDSEQTVKALKEKIEAEKGSDAFPAAGQKLIYAGKILNDDTQLKEYKIDEKNFVVVMVTKPKAAPVPAQPTTQPASVPASASTASAVSTSTTTSATVPASTAVPSLIADSISSSSQPPNSNPTPTSGATSVVPASPPAIVPTSDSSSPVTEEKPKEEETTEETSAVSEALNPRSVAEEIDLNLVETASSTLGQAYENLVAEIMSMGYEREQVLAALRASYNNPDRAVEYLLTGIPAEPEVPEEPQPRVTTQPPSQPASQSTPSSNPLEFLRTQPQFQQMRQIIQQNPALLPALLQQLGRDNPTLLQQITQHQEQFVQMLNDPLGEAGSEGAEGHGSPHTNYIQVTPQEKEAIERLKALGFPEGLVIQAYFACEKNENLAANFLLQQNFDDE
- the LOC140494463 gene encoding UV excision repair protein RAD23 homolog B-like isoform X1, with protein sequence MQITLKTLQQQTFRIDIDSEQTVKALKEKIEAEKGSDAFPAAGQKLIYAGKILNDDTQLKEYKIDEKNFVVVMVTKPKAAPVPAQPTTQPASVPASASTASAVSTSTTTSATVPASTAVPSLIADSISSSSQPPNSNPTPTSGATSVVPASPPAIVPTSDSSSPVTEEKPKEEETTEETSAVSEALNPRSVAEEIDLNLVETASSTLVTGQAYENLVAEIMSMGYEREQVLAALRASYNNPDRAVEYLLTGIPAEPEVPEEPQPRVTTQPPSQPASQSTPSSNPLEFLRTQPQFQQMRQIIQQNPALLPALLQQLGRDNPTLLQQITQHQEQFVQMLNDPLGEAGSEGAEGHGSPHTNYIQVTPQEKEAIERLKALGFPEGLVIQAYFACEKNENLAANFLLQQNFDDE